The following coding sequences are from one Humulus lupulus chromosome X, drHumLupu1.1, whole genome shotgun sequence window:
- the LOC133807451 gene encoding small ribosomal subunit protein uS9c: MAVSVASLTSSLSSLSFSSQVSYKSNCLSFRRPRLISVSHVAKVSPLVVSATVASPEGVETADLTKYVKSRLPGGFAAQTIFGTGRRKSAIARVVLQEGTGKVIINYRDAKEYLQGNPLWLQYVKVPLVTLGYEGSYDVFVKAHGGGLSGQAQAISLGIARALLKVSEDHRTPLRKEGLLTRDSRVVERKKAGLKKARKAPQFSKR, from the exons ATGGCGGTCTCGGTTGCATCCCTCACCTCTTCCCTATCatctctctctttttcctctcaGGTTTCTTACAAATCAAACTGTCTTTCCTTTCGCCGACCAAGGCTTATCTCAGTCTCCCATGTCGCCAAAGTTTCTCCGCTCGTTGTTTCAGCGACGGTTGCGTCGCCTGAAGGAGTGGAGACCGCCGACCTTACAAAGTACGTGAAATCGAGGCTCCCAGGTGGATTCGCAGCGCAAACAATCTTCGGTACTGGTCGAAGAAAATCCGCCATTGCTCGAGTTGTTCTCCAAGAAGGCACTGGAAAAGTAATCATCAATTACCGCGACGCCAAG GAATACCTTCAAGGTAACCCATTGTGGCTACAGTATGTCAAAGTTCCATTGGTCACTTTGGGATATGAAGGTAGTTATGATGTTTTTGTGAAAGCTCATGGTGGTGGCCTCTCTGGTCAAGCTCAGGCAATCTCCCTAGGCATTGCCCGTGCATTACTAAAGGTTAGTGAGGACCACAGGACGCCACTGAGAAAGGAAGGGCTTTTGACGAGGGACTCCAGAGTTGTTGAGAGGAAGAAGGCTGGTCTCAAGAAAGCTCGTAAAGCCCCACAATTCTCCAAACGTTAA